A stretch of the Arachis stenosperma cultivar V10309 chromosome 6, arast.V10309.gnm1.PFL2, whole genome shotgun sequence genome encodes the following:
- the LOC130936262 gene encoding glucan endo-1,3-beta-glucosidase-like — protein sequence MAQSYSTVKYSSIPSIILYSLLVLLIFGTATTEATGVCYGNMGSNLPSAQEVVALYKQYNIPRMRIYAPDQNVLEALRGSNIELFMDIPKENLAPLAATQDNANQWVQQYVRNYGNVRFRYISVGNEVKPNEIYAQYVVPAMNNIQNALNAAGLGNQIKVSNTIETGALGQSYPPSQGSFNANYRAAYLDGVIRFLVNNRSPLLVNVYPYFSYFFNQRDIRLDYALFTAPSALVTDGSLHYQNLFDAIVDATYSALEKAGGGSLEIVVAETGWPSDGGVATSLDNARTYNTKLVEHVKLGTPKRPGRPIETYVFAMFDENNKNQSPPPYTYEKFWGLFLPNKQPKYPINLN from the exons atGGCTCAGTCCTATTCAACTGTAAAATATTCTTCCATACCTTCTATCATTCTCTACTCATTATTAGTGCTACTAATTTTTGGCACGGCCACAACAG AAGCAACAGGTGTATGCTATGGAAACATGGGAAGCAACTTGCCATCGGCACAAGAAGTGGTTGCACTCTACAAACAATATAACATTCCAAGGATGCGAATCTACGCTCCAGACCAGAATGTTCTGGAAGCCCTTCGCGGCTCCAATATCGAGCTCTTCATGGACATTCCAAAGGAAAATCTAGCACCCTTAGCAGCCACCCAGGACAACGCCAACCAATGGGTCCAGCAATACGTAAGAAACTATGGAAATGTGAGGTTCAGATACATCTCCGTTGGAAACGAAGTCAAACCAAATGAAATTTATGCGCAGTATGTGGTGCCCGCCATGAACAACATCCAGAATGCTCTAAATGCTGCTGGACTTGGTAACCAGATCAAGGTTTCCAACACCATTGAGACCGGTGCTTTAGGACAATCCTACCCTCCATCGCAGGGTTCCTTTAATGCTAATTACAGAGCCGCATATCTTGATGGTGTCATAAG GTTCTTGGTGAATAACCGATCACCGTTGCTTGTGAATGTGTACCCTTACTTTAGctacttcttcaaccaaagagaCATTCGTCTAGACTACGCACTTTTCACCGCTCCTTCTGCTTTGGTCACCGATGGCTCCCTACATTACCAGAACCTCTTCGATGCAATCGTCGACGCCACGTATTCCGCGTTGGAGAAAGCCGGCGGAGGCTCCCTGGAGATAGTTGTGGCGGAAACTGGATGGCCCTCCGATGGCGGTGTGGCCACTTCACTGGACAACGCAAGGACTTATAACACCAAGTTGGTTGAGCATGTGAAGCTTGGGACTCCAAAGAGGCCTGGCAGACCCATTGAGACCTATGTTTTTGCCATGTTTGATGAGAATAATAAGAACCAGTCACCGCCGCCATATACTTATGAGAAATTTTGGGGGCTCTTCCTTCCAAATAAACAGCCCAAGTACCCTATTAATCTCAATTAG
- the LOC130936725 gene encoding DNA repair protein recA homolog 2, mitochondrial-like isoform X1, with the protein MAFLTRLHSFARPCSSLLSTSRQSGGRAIMTKIGMNMCSLSPAVSTEASDLEFEVIHDDVKATEKDDALRLAVSQLANEFSEESMLSLQKFFGVRRAQVISTGSLKLDIALGMGGLPKGRIVEIYGREAAGKTTLALQVIKEAQKHGGYCAYLDVENALDASLVESIGVNTGKLLVSHPDCAENVLSMVDTLTKSGAVDVIVVDSVAALLPKRELDQLGVSTKLDLQPRLMTQALRKIQYSLSHSQTLIIFVNQIRFSPKSAKGCGPAEEVTCGGNALRFYAAVRLRLSRMGLIKTDDKVEGLRVCVQVAKNKLAPAALKKAELGIKFGGGFCHEAEVLDLACEHGMIVKDEESYLIEGNTFDTRKAAEVYLAEDDRVFDKLVMDLRRLYF; encoded by the exons ATGGCATTTCTAACTCGCCTCCATTCCTTCGCAAGGCCCTGCTCCTCTCTCCTCTCCACCTCGCGCCAG AGTGGAGGTAGAGCAATAATGACCAAGATTGGCATGAACATGTGCTCGCTTTCTCCAGCTG TTTCAACTGAAGCCTCAGATTTAGAATTTGAAGTGATCCATGATGATGTCAAAGCAACAGAAAAAGATGATGCACTTCGCTTGGCTGTCTCACAGCTTGCTAATGAGTTTAGTGAGGAATCAATGTTATCTTTGCAGAAGTTTTTTGGTGTGCGCCGCGCTCAAGTGATATCTACAGGCTCCCTGAAGCTTGACATAGCTCTTGGAATGGGAGGATTGCCAAAG GGTAGGATTGTTGAAATTTATGGACGAGAAGCAGCTGGCAAGACAACACTTGCACTTCAAGTTATTAAAGAAGCTCAAAAGCATGGAG GATATTGTGCATATCTTGATGTAGAGAATGCATTGGACGCTTCACTTGTGGAATCAATAGGTGTGAATACCGGAAAACTTCTTGTCTCACATCCAGACTGTGCCGAAAATGTGTTGAGCATGGTTGATACATTAACGAAAAGTGGAGCTGTAGATGTGATTGTGGTTGATAGT GTTGCTGCCCTTCTACCCAAGCGTGAACTTGATCAGTTAGGTGTTAGCACCAAACTAGATTTACAACCCCGACTGATGACCCAAGCACTGCGGAAAATTCAGTATTCATTATCACATTCACAAACTCTTATCATTTTTGTTAATCAG ATTAGATTTAGTCCAAAATCAGCTAAGGGATGTGGACCTGCAGAAGAGGTAACTTGTGGTGGAAATGCTTTGAGATTCTATGCTGCTGTTCGATTGAGACTTTCGAGAATGGGATTGATCAAAACTGATGATAAG GTGGAGGGTCTTCGGGTCTGTGTGCAAGTGGCGAAAAATAAACTAGCACCAGCAGCACTCAAAAAGGCTGAACTAGGCATCAAGTTTGGAGGAGGCTTTTGCCACGAAGCAGAGGTCTTAGATTTGGCTTGTGAACATGGAATGATTGTAAAAGACGAGGAAAGCTACCTTATAGAAGGAAATACTTTCGATACTAGAAAAGCGGCCGAAGTGTATTTGGCGGAGGATGACAGGGTCTTTGACAAGTTGGTAATGGACTTGAGAAGgctatatttttga
- the LOC130936725 gene encoding DNA repair protein recA homolog 2, mitochondrial-like isoform X2: protein MTKIGMNMCSLSPAVSTEASDLEFEVIHDDVKATEKDDALRLAVSQLANEFSEESMLSLQKFFGVRRAQVISTGSLKLDIALGMGGLPKGRIVEIYGREAAGKTTLALQVIKEAQKHGGYCAYLDVENALDASLVESIGVNTGKLLVSHPDCAENVLSMVDTLTKSGAVDVIVVDSVAALLPKRELDQLGVSTKLDLQPRLMTQALRKIQYSLSHSQTLIIFVNQIRFSPKSAKGCGPAEEVTCGGNALRFYAAVRLRLSRMGLIKTDDKVEGLRVCVQVAKNKLAPAALKKAELGIKFGGGFCHEAEVLDLACEHGMIVKDEESYLIEGNTFDTRKAAEVYLAEDDRVFDKLVMDLRRLYF from the exons ATGACCAAGATTGGCATGAACATGTGCTCGCTTTCTCCAGCTG TTTCAACTGAAGCCTCAGATTTAGAATTTGAAGTGATCCATGATGATGTCAAAGCAACAGAAAAAGATGATGCACTTCGCTTGGCTGTCTCACAGCTTGCTAATGAGTTTAGTGAGGAATCAATGTTATCTTTGCAGAAGTTTTTTGGTGTGCGCCGCGCTCAAGTGATATCTACAGGCTCCCTGAAGCTTGACATAGCTCTTGGAATGGGAGGATTGCCAAAG GGTAGGATTGTTGAAATTTATGGACGAGAAGCAGCTGGCAAGACAACACTTGCACTTCAAGTTATTAAAGAAGCTCAAAAGCATGGAG GATATTGTGCATATCTTGATGTAGAGAATGCATTGGACGCTTCACTTGTGGAATCAATAGGTGTGAATACCGGAAAACTTCTTGTCTCACATCCAGACTGTGCCGAAAATGTGTTGAGCATGGTTGATACATTAACGAAAAGTGGAGCTGTAGATGTGATTGTGGTTGATAGT GTTGCTGCCCTTCTACCCAAGCGTGAACTTGATCAGTTAGGTGTTAGCACCAAACTAGATTTACAACCCCGACTGATGACCCAAGCACTGCGGAAAATTCAGTATTCATTATCACATTCACAAACTCTTATCATTTTTGTTAATCAG ATTAGATTTAGTCCAAAATCAGCTAAGGGATGTGGACCTGCAGAAGAGGTAACTTGTGGTGGAAATGCTTTGAGATTCTATGCTGCTGTTCGATTGAGACTTTCGAGAATGGGATTGATCAAAACTGATGATAAG GTGGAGGGTCTTCGGGTCTGTGTGCAAGTGGCGAAAAATAAACTAGCACCAGCAGCACTCAAAAAGGCTGAACTAGGCATCAAGTTTGGAGGAGGCTTTTGCCACGAAGCAGAGGTCTTAGATTTGGCTTGTGAACATGGAATGATTGTAAAAGACGAGGAAAGCTACCTTATAGAAGGAAATACTTTCGATACTAGAAAAGCGGCCGAAGTGTATTTGGCGGAGGATGACAGGGTCTTTGACAAGTTGGTAATGGACTTGAGAAGgctatatttttga